One Cohnella candidum genomic region harbors:
- a CDS encoding spore germination protein, whose product MEPTVHGSMDLPMGLDDIGGLPDGLGNRDPGQDDKAKGAAHHGSNGKSAEQAKPPANDRIPSDLNRWKERLEREVGFNKSFEVQVREVPFGDRRIAFLFLSVFVKDATMNEVLKRLSHLDPSCLSHEALEAYLTQYVPAMQVIRTESFNSMLDQVMMGNTAFYIDGQEAVLLIDAKQYPARNPEQPVLEKVVRGSKDGFTETLLMNIGLVRRRLRDRKARFEMMKVGMRSQTDVCIGYIDDITDPKLVEAVRDKVKKVKVDALPLADKQLEEMMINKGWNPFPNVRYTERPDVVAAQMLEGSLVLFTDTSPSAMMLPTTFFDLVQHAEESRQSPFIGTYLRWVRYIGILASMFMLPLWFLYAQNMAVRPDWLWFVGADKTGDLPLILQFIIAEMGVDLMRLAAVHTPAPLVTAMTLLSAILIGDIAVKTGLFINEVILYMAVSAIGMFATPSYELGLANRIVRLGLLVAVYFFKVPGFVVGTTLLFLYLALARSFNSPYLWPLVPFNGKALLAIFLRMPMPESDTRPSLYRPKQNQKQPT is encoded by the coding sequence GTGGAACCGACGGTTCACGGAAGCATGGATTTGCCGATGGGGTTGGACGATATCGGAGGATTGCCGGACGGCTTGGGAAACCGAGACCCAGGCCAGGACGACAAAGCAAAAGGGGCAGCGCATCATGGGTCCAACGGCAAATCCGCCGAACAAGCGAAACCGCCCGCCAATGACCGGATCCCATCCGATCTGAACCGCTGGAAAGAGAGGCTGGAACGCGAGGTCGGCTTCAACAAAAGCTTCGAGGTGCAAGTGAGGGAAGTGCCGTTCGGCGACCGCCGTATCGCTTTCCTGTTCCTGAGCGTATTCGTGAAGGATGCCACGATGAACGAGGTGCTCAAACGCCTGTCCCACCTGGATCCGTCCTGTCTCAGCCATGAAGCGCTCGAAGCGTATCTCACGCAGTACGTTCCGGCCATGCAGGTGATCCGGACGGAGTCCTTCAACAGCATGTTGGATCAGGTCATGATGGGAAACACCGCATTCTACATCGACGGTCAAGAGGCCGTCCTTCTGATCGACGCGAAGCAATATCCAGCGAGGAATCCCGAGCAGCCTGTGCTGGAGAAGGTCGTCCGCGGAAGTAAGGACGGATTCACCGAAACGCTGCTGATGAACATCGGGCTGGTCCGGAGACGGTTGCGAGACCGCAAAGCCCGGTTCGAGATGATGAAGGTCGGCATGCGAAGCCAAACGGACGTCTGTATCGGATACATCGACGATATCACGGACCCCAAACTTGTCGAAGCGGTCCGCGATAAAGTGAAAAAGGTCAAGGTCGACGCGCTCCCCTTGGCCGATAAACAGTTGGAAGAAATGATGATTAACAAAGGATGGAACCCTTTTCCGAATGTCCGCTACACGGAACGTCCCGACGTCGTCGCGGCGCAAATGCTGGAAGGTTCGCTTGTCTTGTTTACGGATACTTCCCCGAGCGCGATGATGCTTCCGACCACTTTTTTTGACCTGGTCCAGCACGCGGAAGAAAGCCGTCAGAGCCCGTTTATCGGTACCTATTTGAGATGGGTACGATATATTGGTATTCTGGCGTCCATGTTCATGCTTCCTTTATGGTTTCTGTACGCGCAAAACATGGCCGTCCGCCCGGATTGGCTATGGTTCGTAGGGGCCGACAAAACCGGGGATCTTCCGCTCATCCTGCAGTTCATCATTGCCGAAATGGGGGTCGACCTCATGAGGCTGGCTGCGGTCCACACGCCCGCCCCGCTCGTCACCGCCATGACGCTGCTTTCGGCCATCTTGATCGGGGACATTGCGGTCAAAACGGGGCTGTTCATCAACGAGGTTATATTGTACATGGCCGTCTCCGCGATCGGAATGTTCGCCACGCCCAGCTATGAGTTGGGACTCGCCAATCGCATCGTCCGGCTCGGGCTGCTCGTCGCCGTTTACTTCTTCAAAGTTCCCGGCTTCGTGGTCGGGACGACGCTTCTGTTTCTGTATTTGGCGCTGGCGAGATCGTTCAACTCGCCGTATTTGTGGCCTTTGGTTCCGTTCAACGGCAAGGCGCTGCTGGCGATCTTCCTTAGAATGCCGATGCCGGAGAGCGACACCCGTCCTTCCCTTTATCGGCCTAAACAGAACCAGAAGCAACCGACCTGA
- a CDS encoding stage V sporulation protein AB, whose product MADWLTGTLLAAVALAGGFSVGSAFVALLIVLDLIPRLVQLTQAHRRSGLFESAILLGALYWISADQFHWILGWPAWLLLVPAVFQGVFVGMFAAALTEVLNVLPIISKKLRLKPYLFSLLMAMVLGKVAGSLIDWLWFRL is encoded by the coding sequence GTGGCTGATTGGTTAACCGGAACGCTGCTCGCCGCGGTTGCTCTTGCGGGCGGCTTCTCCGTCGGCAGCGCGTTCGTCGCGTTGTTAATCGTCCTGGACCTGATTCCCCGATTGGTCCAGCTCACCCAAGCGCACAGGCGCTCCGGCTTGTTCGAGTCCGCGATTCTGCTCGGAGCGCTGTATTGGATTTCCGCGGACCAGTTCCATTGGATACTGGGATGGCCGGCGTGGCTTCTTCTCGTTCCCGCGGTATTTCAGGGCGTTTTCGTGGGCATGTTCGCGGCGGCTTTAACGGAGGTGCTTAACGTGCTTCCGATCATCTCCAAAAAACTCCGGTTGAAGCCTTACTTATTCTCGCTCCTGATGGCCATGGTCCTGGGCAAGGTGGCGGGCTCGTTGATCGACTGGCTGTGGTTTCGACTATGA
- a CDS encoding stage V sporulation protein AA gives MEKSSVVYVRLRRRVVVPPGSVITLGMVSRLVTESRHDQQLKKLPLHRVQPEDGSMIVIDMLQVVKAVREAVPGMNVETFGEPHVLIEVSTDAAAKPRLITLVLAWLLLFFGSGMALMNFHADVNMPHVQRRITELIVGRSERHPWLFQIPYSLGVGLGMLLFFNRLLRKKRSDEPNPLEVEMFMYQENVNHYIITEEYRRKHDGEEAKGRGG, from the coding sequence ATGGAAAAGTCGTCCGTCGTCTACGTCAGGCTTCGGCGCCGGGTCGTCGTGCCGCCGGGGAGCGTGATTACGCTCGGCATGGTGTCGAGGCTCGTGACGGAATCCCGGCACGACCAGCAACTGAAAAAGCTGCCGCTGCACCGCGTCCAGCCGGAGGATGGGAGCATGATCGTCATCGACATGCTCCAGGTGGTCAAAGCCGTCCGGGAGGCGGTGCCCGGCATGAACGTGGAAACGTTCGGCGAACCGCACGTGCTCATCGAGGTCTCGACCGACGCCGCCGCCAAACCGCGGCTCATCACGCTCGTGCTGGCATGGCTGCTGCTTTTTTTCGGGTCGGGCATGGCTCTGATGAACTTCCACGCCGACGTCAACATGCCGCACGTTCAGCGCAGGATTACGGAGTTGATCGTCGGGAGGTCCGAGCGCCATCCGTGGCTGTTTCAAATTCCTTATTCGCTGGGCGTCGGCCTCGGCATGCTGCTGTTTTTCAACCGTTTGCTCCGCAAGAAGCGCAGCGATGAGCCGAATCCGCTCGAAGTGGAAATGTTCATGTACCAGGAAAATGTGAACCACTATATCATCACGGAAGAATATCGGCGCAAACACGACGGGGAGGAGGCGAAGGGGCGAGGTGGCTGA
- the sigF gene encoding RNA polymerase sporulation sigma factor SigF: MEWEFKRSSSPPAYLDDTEVKRLIALSQSGDTTARDTLVNSNIRLVWSVVQRFANRGYDSDDLFQIGCIGLLKSVDKFDLSYDVKFSTYAVPMIIGEIQRFLRDDGTLKVSRSLKEMANRVRKVKDELAKRLGRAATIGEIADELGVTAEEIVFAQEANKPPASIHETVFENDGDPITLMDQIADESQERWFDKLALTEAIQSLSERERLIVFLRYFRDQTQSEVASRLGISQVQVSRLEKKILQNIKDQIAQ, translated from the coding sequence ATGGAATGGGAATTTAAACGTTCGTCGTCGCCGCCGGCGTATTTGGACGACACGGAGGTCAAGCGCCTCATCGCGCTCAGCCAATCCGGCGATACGACGGCGCGGGACACACTGGTCAACAGCAACATCCGTTTGGTGTGGTCCGTCGTCCAGCGGTTCGCGAACCGGGGCTACGACAGCGACGATCTGTTCCAGATCGGCTGCATTGGACTGCTGAAGTCGGTAGACAAATTCGATTTGAGTTATGACGTCAAATTTTCCACGTACGCCGTCCCGATGATCATCGGGGAGATTCAGCGGTTCCTGCGCGACGACGGCACCTTGAAGGTCAGCCGTTCGCTGAAGGAAATGGCCAACCGGGTGCGCAAGGTCAAGGACGAGCTCGCCAAACGGTTGGGCCGCGCCGCCACGATCGGCGAAATCGCCGACGAACTTGGCGTCACGGCCGAGGAAATCGTCTTCGCCCAGGAAGCGAACAAGCCACCGGCGTCGATCCACGAGACCGTGTTCGAGAACGACGGTGACCCGATCACGCTGATGGACCAAATCGCCGACGAGTCGCAGGAGCGCTGGTTCGACAAGCTCGCGCTGACCGAGGCGATCCAATCGCTCAGCGAGCGGGAGCGGCTTATCGTGTTCCTGCGATACTTCCGCGACCAGACGCAGTCGGAGGTCGCCAGCCGGCTCGGCATTTCGCAAGTGCAGGTCAGCCGCCTGGAGAAGAAGATCCTGCAGAATATCAAGGATCAGATCGCGCAGTAG
- the spoIIAB gene encoding anti-sigma F factor: MNGHNFMKLSFAARSENEAFARVAIAAFVSQLDPTLEELDEIKTVVSEAVTNAIIHGYDNRPEGEVTLEASIDGDVFSLSVSDQGRGIEDLELARQPLYTSRPELERSGMGFTIMENFMDEFEAASVPGGGTRLTMKKRIESKKALFN; encoded by the coding sequence ATGAACGGACACAATTTCATGAAGCTGTCTTTCGCCGCCAGATCCGAAAACGAAGCCTTCGCGCGCGTCGCGATCGCCGCCTTCGTGTCCCAACTGGACCCGACGCTGGAGGAGCTCGACGAGATCAAAACGGTCGTATCCGAAGCGGTCACGAACGCGATCATCCACGGCTACGACAACCGGCCGGAGGGCGAAGTGACGCTGGAAGCCTCCATCGACGGAGATGTGTTCTCCCTGTCGGTGAGTGACCAAGGCAGAGGAATCGAGGATTTGGAGCTGGCCCGCCAGCCGCTGTATACGTCCCGCCCGGAGCTGGAACGTTCCGGCATGGGATTCACGATCATGGAAAATTTCATGGACGAGTTCGAAGCGGCAAGCGTTCCCGGAGGCGGCACCCGCCTGACGATGAAGAAACGGATCGAGTCCAAAAAGGCGTTGTTCAATTAA
- the spoIIAA gene encoding anti-sigma F factor antagonist — protein sequence MSLQVELEQHRNVLIVRLRGELDHHTADIVRFKMEDAILRGRCEHVVLSLKELQFMDSSGLGVILGRYKLVKSRGGKMVVCDAQASVKRLFELSGLFKILSLHESERSALASLEVVS from the coding sequence ATGAGTTTGCAAGTGGAGCTCGAGCAGCACCGCAACGTGCTGATCGTTCGCCTGAGAGGGGAATTGGACCACCACACCGCGGATATCGTCCGTTTCAAAATGGAGGATGCGATCCTGAGGGGCCGGTGCGAACACGTCGTTTTGAGCCTGAAAGAGCTCCAGTTCATGGACAGCTCGGGGCTCGGCGTCATCTTGGGCCGTTATAAGCTGGTTAAAAGCCGCGGCGGCAAAATGGTCGTCTGCGACGCCCAAGCGAGCGTCAAACGGCTGTTCGAGCTTTCGGGTCTTTTCAAAATCCTGTCGCTGCACGAGTCCGAACGTTCGGCGCTCGCCAGTTTGGAGGTCGTATCATGA
- a CDS encoding D-alanyl-D-alanine carboxypeptidase family protein, whose protein sequence is MNVQRRRFPLILAAALLSAALAAAPAAPAAAKEPVPAKPATDLAPNAKSAILMDADSGTVVFEKNSHAALPPASITKIMTMLLVMEAIDQGRLKMTDKVQTSEYAASMGGSQIFLEPGEVMSVEDMLKGVALASGNDASVALAEKLGGSEAEFVRMMNEKAKELGLTDTKFMNPNGLPASGHVSSAHDIAIMSRELLKYEQITKFTGLYQDYLRKDSEKPFWLVNTNKLVRFYHGADGLKTGFTSEAKFCLSATARRDNLRLIAVVMGEPNTKTRNAEVSHLFDYAFAQYTNVPIYKKGDAIGTLKVEKGKIAQVPLVADRSYSVLLKKGDAGKGIRHELVLDSSVKAPVKAGQPVGKLVVYRGEQVLKEFPVASPLAVDKAGWWTLFKRSAGHLFMSE, encoded by the coding sequence TTGAACGTTCAGCGTCGCAGATTTCCGCTTATCCTCGCCGCCGCGCTGCTGTCCGCCGCGCTGGCAGCCGCTCCGGCCGCACCGGCCGCCGCCAAGGAGCCCGTGCCCGCCAAACCCGCGACGGACCTGGCGCCCAACGCCAAATCCGCGATTCTCATGGACGCGGACAGCGGCACCGTCGTTTTCGAGAAAAACTCGCACGCCGCGCTGCCGCCCGCCAGCATTACGAAAATCATGACGATGCTGCTGGTGATGGAAGCCATCGACCAGGGCCGGCTCAAAATGACCGATAAGGTCCAAACGAGCGAATACGCCGCTTCGATGGGCGGTTCGCAAATTTTCCTCGAGCCCGGCGAAGTGATGAGCGTGGAGGACATGCTCAAGGGCGTCGCGCTCGCCTCCGGGAACGACGCTTCCGTCGCGCTGGCCGAAAAACTCGGCGGCAGCGAAGCGGAGTTCGTCCGGATGATGAACGAGAAAGCGAAAGAGCTGGGACTGACCGATACGAAGTTCATGAATCCGAACGGATTGCCGGCCTCTGGCCATGTATCGTCCGCCCATGACATCGCGATCATGTCGCGCGAGCTGCTGAAATACGAGCAGATCACGAAGTTCACCGGCTTGTACCAGGATTACTTGCGCAAAGACAGCGAAAAGCCTTTCTGGCTCGTCAACACGAACAAACTGGTCCGTTTCTATCACGGGGCGGACGGCTTGAAAACGGGGTTCACCAGCGAGGCCAAATTTTGCCTGTCCGCCACGGCGCGCCGGGATAACCTGCGTCTGATCGCCGTCGTGATGGGCGAGCCGAACACGAAAACCCGCAATGCGGAAGTCTCGCATCTGTTCGACTACGCGTTCGCGCAGTATACGAACGTGCCGATTTACAAGAAAGGCGACGCGATAGGAACGCTGAAGGTGGAAAAAGGGAAGATCGCCCAAGTGCCGCTCGTCGCCGACCGTTCGTACAGCGTGCTGCTGAAAAAAGGGGACGCCGGCAAAGGCATCCGCCACGAGCTCGTGCTCGATTCCTCCGTGAAGGCGCCGGTGAAGGCCGGCCAGCCGGTGGGCAAGCTGGTCGTCTACCGAGGGGAGCAGGTGCTCAAGGAGTTTCCGGTGGCGTCGCCGTTGGCGGTCGATAAAGCGGGATGGTGGACGCTGTTCAAGCGTTCGGCGGGTCACTTGTTCATGTCCGAATGA